GAAAGGAGAAAATGAACTCATAGTTTGTTTATTTTAGTTGAATATTGCGTTGTTCATCATCTAAAATAGATAAATGGATTTGAACAGCTTCTAAAGGTAATAAATTTTCTATGTTTTCTGGCCATTCTACCAAACACCAAGCGTTATTATCGAAATATTCTTCAATTCCCATGTCTAAAGCTTCTTCTTCTTCTTCAATTCTGTAAAAATCAAAATGGAAAACTCTTTCTTCTTTTGACGTTTGATATTCATTTACCAAAGAAAAAGTAGGAGAGGAGATGTTATCTAAAACACCAAGTTGCTTACAAATTTCTTTAATAAGTGTTGTTTTACCAACGCCCATTTGTCCGTAAAATAGTAATGTTTTATTTTCTACAGATGAAATAAGTTCTGAAGCAATAGAAGATAAATCTTCTAAAGAATAGTTTTTGTTCATTTAACAAAAATAGTGAAATTTTGATCACATAGAAACAGTAGATAGCATAGTTTATAAATAGAAAAAAATAATCTGACAGATTTTTAAAGTCTGTCAGATTATTTTAATTTATGAAATTCAGCTGGCAAACAATTTTAGCCCTGATTGAACGGTTTGTTTGAGCTCTTTTTGTTTTTTGACAAAAAAGCGAGTAGTGAAAGCAGGAAATAGCTTCTTATTATTTTACTTCGGACTATAAACAGCACAAGGAATAATCACTTCTTCCAAAGAAATTCCACCATGTTGATACGTGTTTTTATAGTATTTTACAAAGTGATTAAAGTTATTTGGATACGCAAAAAATAAATCTTCTTTTGCAAAAATAAATGAACTATTCATCGCTATTGTTGGTAAAAAAATGTCTTTCGGGTTTCTTACCGCATAAACGTCTTTGTCTTCATAAGAGAGACTTCTACCTGTTTTATAACGAAGGTTTGCACTAATATTTTTATCACCAATTACTTTTGTTGGGTGTTTACAATTAATAGTACCATGATCTGTTGTAATAATTAATTTCTGACCTAATT
The window above is part of the Polaribacter sp. SA4-12 genome. Proteins encoded here:
- the tsaE gene encoding tRNA (adenosine(37)-N6)-threonylcarbamoyltransferase complex ATPase subunit type 1 TsaE, which produces MNKNYSLEDLSSIASELISSVENKTLLFYGQMGVGKTTLIKEICKQLGVLDNISSPTFSLVNEYQTSKEERVFHFDFYRIEEEEEALDMGIEEYFDNNAWCLVEWPENIENLLPLEAVQIHLSILDDEQRNIQLK